A DNA window from Engraulis encrasicolus isolate BLACKSEA-1 chromosome 3, IST_EnEncr_1.0, whole genome shotgun sequence contains the following coding sequences:
- the LOC134446492 gene encoding anaphase-promoting complex subunit 7-like — protein MSSLKQHQRVHTGEKPFQCSECRKRFRHISSLKQHQMIHTGEKPFQCPECRKCFSSKKYLKDKAKGLLDKALAQRPDYIKAVVKKAELLSREQKYDEGITLLRNTLANQSDCVLHRMLGDFLFAVQEYQESIDQYSIALSLDPNDQKSLEGMQKMEKEESPMDATVELDGDDMEGSGEDAELEGSDSEAAQWADQEQWFGMQ, from the exons ATGAGCAGCCTCAAGCAACACCAGAGGGTCCATACGGGGGAAAAGCCTTTTCAGTGCTCAGAATGCAGAAAGAGGTTTAGACACATAAGCAGTCTCAAGcaacaccagatgatccatacaggggaaaagcctttTCAATGCCCAGAATGCAGAAAGTGTTTTAGTAGCAAGAAGTACCTCAAG GACAAGGCCAAGGGGCTACTGGACAAGGCCCTCGCACAGAGGCCCGACTACATCAAGGCAGTGGTCAAGAAGGCAGAACTACTCA gTCGGGAGCAGAAGTACGACGAGGGCATCACGTTGCTAAGGAACACGTTAGCCAATCAGAGCGACTGTGTGCTGCACAGGATGCTGGGAGATTTCCTATTCGCCGTCCAGGAGTACCAGGAGTCAATCGACCAATACAGCATagcactcag ccTGGACCCTAATGACCAGAAGTCGTTGGAGGGGATGCagaagatggagaaggaggagtcTCCGATGGACGCCACGGTGGAGCTGGATGGAGACGACATGGAGGGCAGCGGAGAAGACGCAGAGCTGGAGGGCAGCGACAGCGAAGCAGCGCAGTGGGCAGACCAGGAGCAGTGGTTTGGAATGCagtga